One part of the Streptomyces lydicus genome encodes these proteins:
- a CDS encoding GNAT family N-acetyltransferase, translating to MTAPVFTRTDPALGEFALRPVDPAADAALLHSWVTHPKAVFWLMQDYDRAAVEKEFARIDADPFHDAFLGLHNGTPAFLMERYDPAHRELVGVHTAEPGDVGMHFLCAPTGTPVHGFTRAVITTVMEMLFADPANRRVVVEPDARNTGVHALNKAVGFEVRRTVSLPSKEAYLSTCTRDQFLATRGDHR from the coding sequence ATGACCGCCCCCGTCTTCACCCGCACCGACCCCGCACTGGGGGAGTTCGCCCTCCGCCCGGTGGACCCCGCAGCGGACGCCGCGCTCCTGCACTCCTGGGTCACCCACCCCAAAGCGGTCTTCTGGCTGATGCAGGACTACGACCGGGCCGCCGTCGAGAAGGAGTTCGCGCGGATCGACGCCGACCCCTTCCACGACGCCTTCCTCGGCCTGCACAACGGCACCCCCGCCTTCCTGATGGAACGCTACGACCCGGCCCACCGCGAGCTGGTCGGCGTCCACACCGCCGAGCCCGGCGACGTCGGCATGCACTTCCTGTGCGCCCCCACCGGCACCCCCGTGCACGGCTTCACCCGCGCGGTGATCACCACCGTCATGGAGATGCTCTTCGCCGACCCGGCCAACCGCCGCGTCGTCGTCGAGCCGGACGCCCGCAACACCGGCGTCCACGCCCTCAACAAGGCCGTCGGCTTCGAGGTCCGGCGCACCGTCTCGCTCCCCTCCAAAGAGGCGTACCTCAGCACCTGCACCCGCGACCAGTTCCTGGCCACCCGAGGAGACCACCGATGA
- a CDS encoding lysine N(6)-hydroxylase/L-ornithine N(5)-oxygenase family protein, with the protein MSAPYDFIAIGLGPFNLGLACLTEPIDGLDGLFLDNKASFDWHPGMMLESSHLQVPFMADLVTLADPTSPFSFLNYLKESGRLYPFYIRENFYPLRAEFNDYCRWAAGKLDSVRFAHQVTTVEYDERDEVYTVHAEHLPTGDRRTFRARKLVLGTGTPPHLPDACRGLGGDLLHNADYLDAKATLQAKKSITLIGSGQSAAEVYFDLLQDIDSHGYHLTWATRSPRFFPLEYTKLTLEMTSPEYVDYFHALPPATRDRLNADQKHLYKGIDSELINDIFDLLYQKNLAGPVPTRLLTNTALNTARYDETSGTYTLGLRQEEQGTDFSLDTQGLILATGYRYRVPDFLEPVRDRIAWDDAGRYDVARNYSIDTTGHGIYVQNAELHTHGFVTPDLGMAAYRNSCIIRELLGREYYPVEKAIAFQEFAAPAGPHHPLEISA; encoded by the coding sequence GTGTCCGCCCCTTACGACTTCATCGCCATCGGCCTGGGCCCGTTCAACCTGGGCCTGGCCTGCCTGACCGAGCCGATCGACGGCCTCGACGGCCTGTTCCTGGACAACAAGGCGTCCTTCGACTGGCACCCCGGCATGATGCTGGAGAGCAGCCACCTCCAGGTGCCCTTCATGGCCGACCTGGTCACCCTCGCCGACCCCACCTCCCCGTTCTCCTTCCTCAACTACCTGAAGGAATCCGGGCGGCTCTACCCGTTCTACATCCGCGAGAACTTCTATCCGCTGCGCGCCGAGTTCAACGACTACTGCCGCTGGGCGGCCGGCAAGCTCGACTCCGTCCGCTTCGCCCACCAGGTCACCACCGTCGAGTACGACGAGCGCGACGAGGTCTACACCGTCCACGCCGAGCACCTCCCCACCGGCGACCGCCGCACCTTCCGCGCCCGCAAGCTCGTCCTGGGCACCGGCACCCCGCCGCACCTGCCCGACGCCTGCCGCGGCCTGGGCGGCGACCTGCTGCACAACGCCGACTACCTGGACGCCAAGGCCACCCTCCAGGCCAAGAAGAGCATCACCCTGATCGGCAGCGGCCAGAGCGCCGCGGAGGTCTACTTCGACCTCCTCCAGGACATCGACAGCCACGGCTACCACCTGACCTGGGCCACCCGCTCCCCGCGCTTCTTCCCCCTCGAATACACCAAGCTCACGCTGGAGATGACCTCACCGGAGTACGTGGACTACTTCCACGCCCTCCCCCCGGCCACCCGCGACCGGCTCAACGCCGACCAGAAGCACCTCTACAAGGGCATCGACTCCGAGCTGATCAACGACATCTTCGATCTGCTCTACCAGAAGAACCTCGCCGGCCCGGTGCCCACCCGCCTCCTCACCAACACCGCCCTGAACACGGCGCGTTACGACGAGACCAGCGGCACCTACACCCTCGGCCTGCGCCAGGAGGAACAGGGCACCGACTTCTCCCTGGACACCCAGGGCCTGATCCTCGCCACCGGCTACCGCTACCGCGTACCGGACTTCCTGGAGCCGGTCCGCGACCGCATCGCCTGGGACGACGCCGGCCGCTACGACGTGGCCCGCAACTACAGCATCGACACCACCGGCCACGGCATCTACGTGCAGAACGCCGAGCTGCACACCCACGGCTTCGTCACCCCCGACCTCGGCATGGCCGCCTACCGCAACTCCTGCATCATCCGCGAGCTGCTCGGCCGCGAGTACTACCCGGTCGAGAAGGCCATCGCCTTCCAGGAGTTCGCCGCCCCGGCCGGCCCGCACCACCCCCTGGAGATATCCGCATGA